AGCCACCAGACTGAGGTCCAACGGTCTGAGGTTCTGCAGGGCCTGCTGGATGGCGCTCTGGGTGATCTCATAAAAAACCATGCGGTGCACGGGCACGGTGGGTTTGAGGATCTGCAGGAGGTGCCAGGAGATGGCCTCCCCTTCCCGGTCCGCGTCGGTGGCGAGTAAAATTTCCGTGGCTTTTCTGGAAAGCTCCAGCAGTTTCTGGATCTGGGCCGATTTGCTGCTGCTTCGCACGTAGTAAGGCCGGAATTTGTTATGCACGTCAATGCCCAGATTGGCCCAGGCCTCTGTGCGGTATTTTTCGGGCAGGTCGTCTTTTTTGGCAGGCAGGTCCCGCACATGTCCAAAACTGGCCGCGACCACATAGCCGTTTCCCAGGTAACTGCCGATCTTCTTGATTTTTCCGGGAGACTCCACAATCACGAGTTTCATTTCGGGGTCCTTCCTGGGTGCTGCAGGGCACACCTGATGGCTCAATTGTACTATATACAGATCTACTTGCCATTGTTTTGTTAATAGCATAATACCGTTGAAGGATTCTGGATTCCAGACGGACACTCAGGCAACAAAAAAGCCCTCACCCGAAAGTGAGGGCACAAGTGTCAACAGATCAAAGAGGGGAAGAAGTGACGCCGCTCTCCCTCACGGTGTAAACCTTGGACCCCAGCTGATGGGAAACGGTGTACTGGAAAGACCCGCTGGTGACCGCTGCACCCGCGATCTTCAGGCCCGGATACTCGCAGTCATAGGTTCCGTATTTCTCATTGCGTGCCCGGTCTCCGTAGAACGTCTGAACCGTGGGGTAACCGCTGGTGGTGGGGTGCTCCAGTTTCCACAGTTCTGCAGCATTCTTCAGGTTCCACGCACAATTGCTGGACGGGTGATCATAATGCCAAGACTGTGCAAACGGAGCAGGAGGGTATATTCCCGTTTGAGACAGGTTAAAAGTGGTCGCTCCCTGCACATGCTTCACAGTGTACTGGTAAGAGGTGTGGGCAGGAACAGCAGCACCACCCAGCACCAGAGTGGAATTCTGGCAGGCTCTTGCCTGATACATCCAGGATGTGTTGCCATCGGCATAAAAGTAAGAAACTGCTGGATAACCCTCGTTGAAGCCGTAATCCACTTCCCAGGTCCTGATCGCCTGGTTAAGTCTCTGAACACAACTGTAGGCAATTTCATCTGGGGTGATGGCCCGTGGACGGGGACTGATTCCCTCTTCAGTCAAGGTATAGGTGGTGCTTCCAAGCCGATGTTTCACGGTGTAGGTGTAGGTTCCACTGGTCACGGCATTTCCGGTGATGGTCAGATCCGGGTTGTTGCATGGACCTGTGGAGAATCTTTCAGCCTTGATGCTGTCTCCATACAGCTCTGATGCTGCAGGATACCCGGGACCGCCCACATCGATAGACCAGATTGTAGCCCCCATTTGCAAAGCGGTGGCACAATTGGCTGCTTTGAAATTGAAAGAAAAGGGATTGGGCTCAATTCCGCTGGTGCTCGCAGTGTAGGTGGTGTTCCCCTGCACGTGCTTCACGGTGTACAGAAAGGACCCGCTGGGAACGGCGTCTCCGGTGATCACCAGGTTGCTGGTGTTGCACACCCCGGTGGTGTACTCGGAGGCTTTCTGGCTGTCGCCATAAAGTGCAGAAGCGGCAGGATACCCGGGACCTCCAAAATCGATCTGCCAGATTTGTGTGGCCGTGATCAGCCGCTCTGCACAGGAAACAGCCAGACGGTTGGGTTCGGTGTAAATGGGGTTGGGTTCAACATCTGCCCAGTAACAGCGGGTGGCGTCGTTGGCCCGGGTGATGGAACTCTGGCAGTGGTTGCGTGCAGCAGGGGGGTTCACTTCCCGCACGTTGCTGTACACCAGATCCGGGGTCAGTTTTGCCTTGAAGTCTGCCAGGGGGTTGGCGGATGGGGAAGCCCCACTGGCAACGGTGCTGGCGGGGTAATCCACATTGACAAAGGTGCGGGTGGCATCAGACCAGCCATACAGGGTGGTGGTTCCGCAGTTGAATTCCACGGCCGTCTCAGGGCGGCCCGAGATGCCAGGATCATTGGTCACCACACGGAATTTCTGGAAGAACACCCCCACCACCGGGCGGCCTGTGAGGGGGTCCAGAGGGCAGTCTGCCGTGAGGGTCAGGGTGTGGGAACCTCCTGGAGGCACCACCTGTGAGAGGCCTCCATTGCTGACACTCAGGTCACTCATGCGGTCCCAGTCGTAGGTGAGAGGCTGTGACCCGGTGTTCTTCAACACCAGGGTGGCTGCGGTTTTGACTGGAGGCACCAGGGAGTCCCGACTGGTGATGGTGCGAACCTTCACCTGGTTGAGCACAGGACCAGAAAGTTTGGCGGTTTTCAGACTCGCCACACCCTGGGTTGCAGCAGGCATGATGTGATCCACCATGGTCTGGCTGCGGTACACGCTTGCCGTCTTGCTGACGCAGTTCAGGGCATTGCTGCCTGAGGGCATGCCAATGCCCCAGTCTGCCATGCGCCTGACCTCCACAGGAAGCGATGGGTTGTTGTTTGCATCGACGGTCACTTTCCCGATCAACTGGTCCATCACCATCAGGTTCAGCAGGTGATCCTTGCGGCCATCCAGCCAGGTGTAGAATCCACTGCTGCCTGCTGCCAGCGTGGTTCCACTGGTGGCATCATAAGGCGCTGCATAATACAGTTCGTTACGGAAACGCACCCGATGGTCGACGTCTGGGGCATCTGTGAAGCCCCGCAGGGGCACACTCAGGTACACTGGGGTGCCACTGTCCGTCAGGGAAGTCACTTTCACCACAAGGTCCTGGTAGGGCATGGCCACCTTGAACCATTTCTTTGGCAGGTTGCCCTGCCCCTGGTAGTTGGCCAGCACCATTTCATCGCGGTAGGTGACATTGCGCTTCAGATAGGCTTCCAGCTTGACGATTTCACCTGGACTGAACCGGCGGGTCGACAACGCCTTCATCGAGGCTCCAGCAACAATGGTGCCACTGGCCACTCCACCCGTGATGCTGCGGTAATTGTTTGATTCATTCTGCACCCGCAATTCCCAGGTTTTCAGGTCATTGCGGTAGACCAGCCCCTGAAAAGCCGTGGCATTGACATACACTGCTGTGGCAGCTCCGCCATCTTCAGGCATTCCCGAAAGGGTCAGGGTTGGACGGTAGAAGTAGCTGTAATACAGCGGGGCAGCCACCGTTTTGGAACCGGCACTGTTGGCCGAGTAAGGCTCGAGGTGAAGGTCTGTGCTCTGGGGCAGGGCAAGGGTAAAACTGTGATAGTTGTAGGGTGCAGCCCCGTCGTTGACGTAAAAGTTCTGGGACCATCCTGATCCCGTTGACGTGTATGCACTGCAGGAAGGAGGCACTCCCAGCTCTTCAAAATCAGGAGCGGGATCTGGACTGGTGGATGAAACAGGGGCCTGCAACATTCCACATGATGCGAGAAGAGCAACGGAAAGCAACCCAAGTGTTTTTTTCAGATGATACATTTGATACCTCAAAGAACAATGGCATGGGACCAAGAAACTCCTGACAACAAAACCCTTACAATAAGAACCTCCATGTCAATTCTACCTGTTTTGCTTTTAAACAACACCACAGCCCCTGCATCACACGCAGCCTGAGTGATGTCAGTCGTGAAAAACCACAGATGATCCTGCACCTGCAACTCAAAAAAGGGCCGAAGGATTTGCAGGGTCCTTCAGCCCTTAAAAACGCAAAATCAAAAACGCAGGGTTCAGGTGCCCGTAAAAAATGCCTGGGCCTGGACAGTGATGCTTTGCAATTGTGGAGCAGGTTTGCCCAGAAAATACCCCTGCACGTAATCCGCACCCAGTTCTGAGGCCAGTTGCAATTCCTGCAGGGTCTCAATGCCTTCTGCAATCACCTCGACCCCCAGGTCATGGGCGTAGCGGATCAGTGCAGACACCAGTTGCACCCGTGGATCATCCGGGGTGATTTCCCGGATCAGGGTGCGGTCCAGTTTCACAATGTCGGGCTTCAGAACCTCCAGATACGACAGGCTGGTGTACCCGCCACCCAGGTCATCCAGGGCCACTCTTGCCCCTTCTGCACGGTAACGGTCCAGAATGGATTTCAGCAGGGTGAGGTCCGGGAAGTGCTCAGACTCCACCACCTCGAAAACCAGACGCCCCAGGTCTGCGCCTGTGCGCTGGCACGCCTGAAAGGTGCTGTTTAAACAGACGGCAGGATCATACACCACGCTGGGCAGAAAATTGATGAACAGAGAGGCCGATTCGGGCAGGTGCGGATAGACCTGTTCAATGGCTGCAGTGCGTGCCCTGGCGTCGAAAGCCCGGATCTGCCCGTGGGCCAGTGCAGCTTCCAGAAGTGGACCCGCACCATAAAACGCCTCTGGCGGAGCACTGCGCACCAGGGCTTCGTATCCGGCCAGTTCGCCTCCATTCAGACGGACAATGGGCTGGGCATGAAACAGCAGGTGCTCCATGGCACCCTGGAACCATCCGGTTTTCAGGCGGGTGATCCAGATGCCCAGACTGGCTGCCTCCCAGATGTTCATCTGGTCTCCATATTGTGGGGCCACCCGCAGGTCTCCCTGCTCGGTCAGGGTCAGGTTCTGGTGCAGGCCTTCCAGTTTCTGCAGGTCTGACACGCCCACCACCAGGTGCCCATTGGGGTTTTCAGCCGTCAGGGACAGGCGCTGAAACTGGCGCAGCAGGCTGTGCATCACATGCCTTGAAGGGGAATAGAACACCAGACGATCAGGTCGGGGTGTGGGCGTCACTTCGGTACACTGGCAGTCATTCAGCATGTTTGTGGCCTCAGGAACAGAGTGTATCCATTACAACCTGACAGAACCCTGCAATCCGTACCATTTGTGTCATTTGGGGCCTGAATCCCATGGACCTTCATCTTTGAAATTCCCCTAGAGCATTCAGACACATTTCAGGTGAACCTGTTAAGATTCTGTCATGAACGCTTGATGAGTCAGTTCAACGGTTCTTCATTTTCAAGGCAGCACCCCACTGAAGCACCACCCATCCACACCCATTGCAACCCATGTTTAACTGATCGGTTTCCCCCACCACCTCCCATTGGTCAAAGCACTCACCCGGCACCCAGAGCTTTTTTCTGTGTCCCACTGGCAGTGTTGCATTGCAAACCCATATGGCACCCATCGTTTCCGGTGGGTGCTTTATTGATTTGCCTGACTGGTCTGCTGCAACAACTCCAGGAAGGTTCTGGCCGCACGGGACAGCAACTCTGGTGCGGTGCCCACCACACGGAGGTCCCGGGTCAGTCCTGGAAGGGACAGGGGAAGCTGGACCAGATGCCCGGATTGCACCTCCCTTTGCACCGTCCACTCTGACAAAAAGGCTGCACCAAGGCCCTGCATGACCGCTTCCTTGACGGCTTCCGTGCCAGCAAGTTCGAGCACATCTTTCACCTCGATGCCTGCTTGCAACAGTGCGGAACGGGCCGCCTCACGGGTTCCTGACCCCACCTCACGCCAGATCACCGGAAGGCCCTGCAGGTCTGCTTTCTGAACCTCAGGCTTTCTGGCAAGAGGGTGCTGGGCAGAGGCCACCAGCACCAGACGGTCCTGCTGGAACACAGAGGCGTGCAGGTCTGTGGGCAATTCCGGCAGGTGACCTTCCATCAGGGCGAGTTCACAGCCAGATCGCAACAGCAGGTCCAGCACCTGACGGGTGTTGCCCTGCGTCACCTGAAAGCGCACTTGCGGGTACATGGTGTGGTATCTGGACAGCACCACCGGAAGAATGGTTGCTGCAATGGTCAGGCTGGCCGCCACCTGCAGGGTACCGTATTCCAGTTGGCGCACC
The sequence above is drawn from the Deinococcus cellulosilyticus NBRC 106333 = KACC 11606 genome and encodes:
- a CDS encoding LysR substrate-binding domain-containing protein, whose translation is MNLNPDQLITFLKVAELGNLSLAASQLNLTQPAVSSQLKLLTERVGEPLFRRHRYGVSLTPAGEHLLPHAHQVQRALDGVSRYLEEVRQLEYGTLQVAASLTIAATILPVVLSRYHTMYPQVRFQVTQGNTRQVLDLLLRSGCELALMEGHLPELPTDLHASVFQQDRLVLVASAQHPLARKPEVQKADLQGLPVIWREVGSGTREAARSALLQAGIEVKDVLELAGTEAVKEAVMQGLGAAFLSEWTVQREVQSGHLVQLPLSLPGLTRDLRVVGTAPELLSRAARTFLELLQQTSQANQ
- a CDS encoding EAL domain-containing protein, whose amino-acid sequence is MLNDCQCTEVTPTPRPDRLVFYSPSRHVMHSLLRQFQRLSLTAENPNGHLVVGVSDLQKLEGLHQNLTLTEQGDLRVAPQYGDQMNIWEAASLGIWITRLKTGWFQGAMEHLLFHAQPIVRLNGGELAGYEALVRSAPPEAFYGAGPLLEAALAHGQIRAFDARARTAAIEQVYPHLPESASLFINFLPSVVYDPAVCLNSTFQACQRTGADLGRLVFEVVESEHFPDLTLLKSILDRYRAEGARVALDDLGGGYTSLSYLEVLKPDIVKLDRTLIREITPDDPRVQLVSALIRYAHDLGVEVIAEGIETLQELQLASELGADYVQGYFLGKPAPQLQSITVQAQAFFTGT